A stretch of the Bradyrhizobium arachidis genome encodes the following:
- a CDS encoding ABC transporter ATP-binding protein → MEQGAEDVPVIYLHEIKRQYMQGEVPLTILDGAKLALWPGQSVALVAPSGSGKSTLLHIAGLLETPDAGEVYVSGSPTSQLPDIERTQIRRTEIGFVYQSHRLLPEFTALENVMMPQMIRGLKRSESVKRAKEILSYLGLEDRITHRPAELSGGEQQRVAIARAVANAPRVLFADEPTGNLDPVTADHVFQALMQLVKATQVSMLIATHNMELAGRMDRRVSLANGQVVELE, encoded by the coding sequence ATGGAGCAGGGGGCAGAAGATGTACCGGTCATTTATCTCCACGAGATAAAGCGGCAGTACATGCAGGGCGAAGTGCCCTTGACCATCCTTGACGGCGCAAAGCTCGCGCTGTGGCCGGGACAGTCGGTGGCGCTGGTGGCACCATCAGGCTCGGGCAAGTCGACGCTGCTGCACATCGCGGGCCTCCTGGAGACGCCTGACGCCGGCGAAGTCTACGTCTCGGGCTCGCCGACCTCGCAACTGCCCGACATCGAGCGCACCCAGATCAGACGCACCGAGATCGGCTTCGTCTACCAGTCGCACCGGCTGCTACCGGAGTTCACCGCGCTCGAGAACGTCATGATGCCGCAGATGATCCGCGGCCTGAAGCGCTCCGAGAGCGTCAAGCGCGCCAAGGAGATATTGTCCTATCTCGGCCTCGAGGACCGCATTACCCACCGCCCGGCCGAGCTATCGGGCGGCGAGCAGCAGCGCGTGGCGATCGCGCGTGCGGTGGCAAATGCGCCGCGGGTGCTGTTTGCGGACGAGCCGACTGGCAACCTCGATCCCGTCACCGCGGACCACGTCTTCCAGGCGCTGATGCAGCTCGTGAAGGCGACGCAAGTCTCGATGCTGATCGCGACCCACAACATGGAGCTCGCCGGCCGCATGGACCGCCGTGTCTCGCTGGCGAACGGCCAGGTCGTCGAGCTCGAATAG